From Microtus pennsylvanicus isolate mMicPen1 chromosome 10, mMicPen1.hap1, whole genome shotgun sequence, one genomic window encodes:
- the LOC142858308 gene encoding olfactory receptor 2T1 produces MEGYNVSSTDFTFLGLFNTEETSGLVFATISVIFLTALVANGIMIFLIHTDPHLHTPMYFLLSHLSFIDMMYISTIVPKMLIDYLLGQRTISFVGCTAQHFLYLTLVGAEFFLLGLMAYDRYVAICNPLRYPVLMSRRICWIIIAGSWFGGSLDGFLLTPITMSFPFCSSREINHFFCEAPAVLKLACADTALYETVMYVCCVLMLLIPFSVVIASYARILATVYHMSSVEGRKKAFATCSSHMTVVTLFYGAAIYTYMVPHSYHSPSQDKIFSVFYTILTPMLNPLIYSMRNKDVAGALRRALGRFKSSHPGSRDF; encoded by the coding sequence ATGGAAGGGTACAATGTGTCGTCCACTGACTTCACTTTCCTGGGGCTGTTCAACACAGAGGAAACCTCGGGTCTTGTGTTTGCCACCATCTCTGTCATCTTCCTCACCGCTCTGGTGGCCAACGGCATTATGATCTTTCTGATCCACACAGACCCTCACCTGCACACCCCTATGTACTTCCTCCTCAGCCACTTGTCCTTCATCGACATGATGTACATCTCTACCATTGTGCCCAAGATGCTAATCGACTATCTGCTAGGGCAAAGGACCATTTCCTTTGTGGGATGCACAGCTCAACACTTCCTGTACCTCACCCTTGTGGGAGCTGAGTTCTTTCTTCTGGGCCTCATGGCCTATGATCGTTACGTGGCCATCTGCAATCCGCTTAGGTATCCTGTCCTCATGAGCCGCCGAATCTGTTGGATTATCATCGCAGGCTCCTGGTTTGGAGGATCTTTGGATGGCTTCCTCCTCACCCCAATCACCATGAGTTTTCCTTTCTGTAGTTCGCGAGAGATCAATCACTTCTTCTGCGAGGCGCCTGCTGTGCTGAAGTTGGCATGCGCAGACACGGCCCTCTACGAGACAGTGATGTATGTGTGCTGCGTTCTGATGCTGCTGATCCCTTTCTCTGTAGTTATCGCGTCCTATGCCCGGATTCTGGCCACGGTCTACCACATGAGCTCcgtggaagggagaaagaaggccttTGCTACCTGTTCCTCTCACATGACCGTGGTGACCCTGTTTTATGGGGCTGCCATTTATACGTACATGGTGCCACATTCTTACCACTCGCCGTCCCAAGACAAGATTTTTTCTGTGTTCTACACCATCCTCACACCCATGCTGAACCCTCTCATCTACAGCATGAGGAACAAGGATGTGGCTGGAGCTCTGAGAAGGGCACTGGGGAGGTTCAAGAGCTCTCACCCAGGGTCAAGAGACTTTTGA